A region of Streptomyces sp. NBC_01750 DNA encodes the following proteins:
- a CDS encoding DUF3311 domain-containing protein produces MSAEPGAPEAPEVPEVPEVPDAKPPVITPVRVIIALCLFAPFVAMLWVSSYAKTEPAFIGIPFFYWYQMLWVLVSTALTMIAYQLWQRDQRARKGGASK; encoded by the coding sequence ATGTCAGCAGAGCCTGGCGCGCCAGAAGCGCCGGAAGTGCCTGAAGTTCCTGAAGTTCCTGATGCGAAACCGCCGGTCATCACGCCGGTGCGCGTGATCATCGCCCTCTGCCTCTTCGCACCGTTTGTGGCGATGCTCTGGGTCAGTTCGTATGCAAAGACCGAGCCTGCCTTCATCGGCATCCCGTTCTTCTACTGGTACCAGATGCTCTGGGTGCTCGTCTCGACCGCACTCACCATGATCGCTTACCAGCTGTGGCAGCGTGACCAGCGCGCCCGCAAGGGAGGTGCGTCGAAGTGA
- a CDS encoding extracellular solute-binding protein yields the protein MKRKLIAAVGVAGMMIGLAACGDSDKGGDKAGGSDAKELTVWLTVDAQNNWPDLVKAADDAIVEKHPGIKIKHEYYGWPDKNAKLDAVLATDKAPDVVEMGNTEMLGYMTKGAFAEVDPKKFEQSDAWLDGLKESVTYDGKTYGIPYYAGGRVGTWRKDIATEVGVKAAPKTYAELTAALDKIQEKKGDKFSAWYQPSPDWYAAMSFVYDAGGSIAKKDGDKWKANLSSPESLKGLNEYKSILDKYMHGDKTKDESDRPVVFGQGKSATIFSAAWEGGTAADPKNDKVGKLADKLENFVMPGPNGKALPVFLGGSDLAVPVKSRAQDVAAEWINAFTGAQGQKGLLAKGNLPNNKTDLATLKNDPKTVVPATAAESNWFVPMAPGWGQVEKAQTLKTMLQQIGTGKKSVEDAAKAADAAIDKVINTK from the coding sequence GTGAAGCGCAAGCTCATCGCGGCGGTAGGCGTCGCGGGCATGATGATCGGCCTTGCGGCCTGTGGTGATTCGGACAAGGGCGGGGACAAGGCCGGCGGCAGCGACGCCAAGGAACTGACCGTCTGGCTGACGGTCGACGCCCAGAACAACTGGCCCGATCTGGTGAAGGCCGCCGACGACGCGATCGTCGAGAAGCACCCGGGCATCAAGATCAAGCACGAGTACTACGGCTGGCCGGACAAGAACGCCAAGCTCGATGCCGTACTCGCCACGGACAAGGCTCCGGACGTGGTCGAGATGGGCAACACCGAGATGCTCGGCTACATGACCAAGGGCGCGTTCGCCGAGGTCGACCCGAAGAAGTTCGAGCAGTCGGACGCGTGGCTGGATGGCCTCAAGGAGTCCGTCACGTACGACGGCAAGACCTACGGCATCCCCTACTACGCCGGTGGCCGTGTCGGCACCTGGCGCAAGGACATCGCCACCGAGGTCGGCGTCAAGGCCGCCCCGAAGACATACGCGGAGCTCACCGCCGCCCTGGACAAGATCCAGGAGAAGAAGGGCGACAAGTTCAGCGCCTGGTACCAGCCTTCGCCGGACTGGTACGCAGCGATGTCCTTCGTGTACGACGCCGGTGGCTCCATCGCCAAGAAGGACGGCGACAAGTGGAAGGCCAACCTCTCCTCGCCCGAGTCCCTCAAGGGCCTCAATGAGTACAAGTCGATCCTCGACAAGTACATGCACGGCGACAAGACGAAGGACGAGTCCGACCGGCCGGTCGTCTTCGGGCAGGGCAAGTCCGCGACCATCTTCAGCGCGGCCTGGGAGGGCGGCACTGCCGCCGACCCGAAGAACGACAAGGTCGGCAAACTCGCCGACAAGCTCGAGAACTTCGTGATGCCCGGCCCGAACGGCAAGGCCCTTCCCGTCTTCCTCGGCGGCTCCGACCTGGCTGTCCCGGTCAAGTCCAGGGCGCAGGACGTCGCGGCCGAGTGGATCAACGCCTTCACCGGCGCCCAGGGCCAGAAGGGTCTGCTCGCCAAGGGCAACCTGCCCAACAACAAGACGGACCTGGCGACCCTGAAGAACGACCCGAAGACGGTGGTCCCGGCCACCGCCGCCGAGTCCAACTGGTTCGTGCCGATGGCGCCGGGCTGGGGTCAGGTCGAGAAGGCCCAGACCCTCAAGACGATGCTGCAGCAGATCGGCACCGGCAAGAAGTCGGTCGAGGACGCCGCGAAGGCCGCGGACGCCGCGATCGACAAGGTCATCAACACCAAGTGA
- a CDS encoding carbohydrate ABC transporter permease, protein MTSTAAAPAATRRPGKSRLGWNLLGLLVFVTAGFPVYWMLNTAFKPAKDAIDPDPHFFPDVFTTENFRRALDIADFWGPVGRSLTVSLVVVVIGIAVGMLAALAISRFAFRGRKIVIVGILAVQMIPLVAMIIPVFLLLNDLGQYDRLTGLIITYLTFILPFTVWTLRGFIVNIPRELEEAAMVDGCTRTGAFVRVVFPLLAPGMVATSVYGFIQAWNEYLYALMLMSQQNQTATVWLGNFTTKNGTEYAPMMAGATMMAIPIVILFLLVQRKMAAGLTAGAVKG, encoded by the coding sequence GTGACTTCGACCGCCGCGGCTCCCGCCGCCACCCGCCGTCCCGGGAAGAGCCGGCTCGGCTGGAATCTGCTCGGCCTCCTTGTCTTCGTCACCGCGGGCTTCCCGGTCTACTGGATGCTGAACACGGCGTTCAAGCCGGCCAAGGACGCCATCGACCCCGACCCGCACTTCTTCCCCGACGTCTTCACGACGGAGAACTTCCGGCGGGCCCTGGACATCGCCGACTTCTGGGGACCGGTCGGACGCAGCCTGACCGTCTCGCTCGTCGTGGTCGTCATCGGCATCGCGGTCGGCATGCTCGCCGCGCTCGCTATATCCCGGTTCGCCTTCCGCGGCCGCAAAATCGTGATCGTCGGCATCCTCGCGGTCCAGATGATCCCGCTCGTCGCCATGATCATCCCGGTCTTCCTGCTGCTGAACGACCTCGGTCAGTACGACAGGCTCACCGGCCTGATCATCACGTACCTGACCTTCATCCTCCCCTTCACGGTGTGGACGCTGCGCGGGTTCATCGTCAACATCCCCAGGGAACTGGAGGAGGCGGCGATGGTCGACGGCTGCACCCGCACCGGCGCCTTCGTCCGCGTGGTCTTCCCGCTGCTCGCCCCCGGCATGGTCGCCACCTCGGTCTACGGCTTCATCCAGGCCTGGAACGAGTATCTGTACGCACTGATGCTGATGAGCCAGCAGAACCAGACCGCCACCGTGTGGCTGGGCAACTTCACCACCAAGAACGGCACCGAGTACGCCCCGATGATGGCGGGCGCCACGATGATGGCCATCCCCATCGTGATCCTCTTCCTCCTCGTCCAGCGCAAAATGGCCGCGGGTCTGACGGCCGGCGCAGTGAAGGGATGA
- a CDS encoding YbdD/YjiX family protein produces MLPNGLRRAAGAVRWYVRELMDETAYNRYVAHARSHDPVVSVPSRREFERMRTDRQESDPGSGFRWC; encoded by the coding sequence ATGCTGCCGAACGGGCTGCGGCGGGCCGCCGGCGCGGTGCGCTGGTACGTGCGCGAATTGATGGACGAGACGGCATACAACCGGTATGTCGCACACGCGCGGTCCCACGATCCGGTCGTATCCGTGCCGTCCCGGCGGGAATTCGAGCGGATGCGGACGGACCGTCAGGAGTCGGACCCGGGTTCAGGCTTCCGCTGGTGCTGA
- a CDS encoding ribonucleoside-diphosphate reductase subunit alpha — MTIAPADPASGISEQVADGPGTALLRTLTDLTADLPDTDPGRVAAAALRGRHAGSDAAELRSLATDAAAGLISEDPAYSRLAARLLTRHIADEAAGQGAVAFSASVAVGHREGLIADRTARFVTLHAARLDSLVDQAADDRFGYFGLRTLYSRYLLRHPITRQVIETPQHFMLRVACGLAEDDSVLALDEVAALYGLMSRLDYLPSSPTLFNSGTRHPQMSSCYLLDSPLDELDSIYDRYHQVARLSKHAGGIGLSYSRIRSRGSLIRGTNGHSNGIVPFLKTLDASVAAVNQGGRRKGAAAVYLETWHSDIEEFLELRDNTGEDARRTHNLNLAHWIPDEFMRRVEADADWSLFSPADVPELVDLWGDEFDAAYRKAEAAGLAQKSMPARDLYGRMMRTLAQTGQGWMTFKDASNRTANQTAEPGHTVHSSNLCTEILEVTDDGETAVCNLGSVNLGSFVADGGIDWERLDATVRTAVTFLDRVVDINFYPTEQAGRSNAKWRPVGLGAMGLQDVFFKLRLPFDSAGAKALSTKIAERIMLAAYEASCDLAERNGPLPAWSRTRAARGVLHPDHYDVELNWPERWDALRARVASTGMRNSLLLAIAPTATIASIAGVYECIEPQVSNLFKRETLSGEFLQVNGYLVAELKKLGVWDAQTREALRESSGSVQGFSWIPADVRALYRTAWEIPQRGLIDMAAARTPFLDQSQSLNLFLETPTIGKLSSMYAYAWKQGLKTTYYLRSRPATRIARAAGSGAAAAAAPIPMQQASEPDADAVACSLENPESCEACQ; from the coding sequence GTGACCATCGCGCCAGCCGATCCGGCTTCAGGCATCTCCGAGCAGGTGGCCGACGGCCCCGGGACCGCGCTGCTGCGGACCCTCACGGACCTCACCGCCGATCTGCCCGACACCGACCCCGGACGCGTCGCCGCCGCCGCGCTGCGCGGACGACACGCCGGGTCGGACGCGGCCGAGCTGCGGAGCCTCGCCACCGACGCGGCCGCGGGGCTGATCTCCGAGGATCCTGCCTACTCGCGGCTCGCCGCCCGACTGCTGACCCGTCATATCGCGGACGAAGCAGCGGGACAGGGCGCGGTGGCCTTCTCCGCTTCCGTCGCGGTCGGGCACCGCGAGGGCCTGATCGCGGACCGTACGGCCCGGTTCGTGACGCTGCACGCCGCGCGGCTGGACTCCCTCGTCGACCAGGCCGCCGACGACCGCTTCGGCTACTTCGGTCTGCGCACCCTCTACAGCCGGTATCTGCTTCGGCACCCGATCACCCGTCAGGTCATCGAGACCCCACAGCACTTCATGCTGCGCGTCGCCTGCGGTCTCGCCGAGGACGATTCGGTCCTTGCCCTGGACGAAGTCGCCGCGCTGTACGGCCTGATGAGCCGCCTCGACTACCTCCCTTCCTCGCCCACGCTCTTCAACTCCGGCACCCGCCACCCGCAGATGTCCTCCTGCTATCTGCTGGACTCGCCGCTGGACGAGCTCGACTCGATCTACGACCGCTACCACCAGGTGGCCCGTCTTTCGAAGCACGCGGGGGGCATCGGCCTCTCCTACTCGCGTATCCGCTCGCGCGGTTCGCTGATCCGGGGCACCAACGGCCACTCCAACGGCATCGTCCCGTTCCTCAAGACCCTCGACGCCTCGGTCGCCGCGGTGAACCAGGGCGGCAGGCGCAAGGGCGCCGCCGCCGTCTACCTGGAGACCTGGCACTCCGACATCGAGGAGTTCCTGGAGCTGCGCGACAACACCGGTGAGGACGCCCGGCGTACGCACAATCTGAATCTCGCGCACTGGATCCCGGACGAGTTCATGCGCCGCGTCGAGGCGGACGCCGACTGGTCGCTGTTCTCGCCCGCGGACGTGCCGGAGCTGGTCGACCTGTGGGGCGACGAATTCGACGCGGCGTACCGCAAGGCCGAGGCCGCGGGTCTCGCACAGAAGTCCATGCCGGCCCGTGACCTCTACGGCCGCATGATGCGGACGCTCGCCCAGACCGGCCAGGGCTGGATGACCTTCAAGGACGCCTCCAACCGCACCGCCAACCAGACGGCGGAGCCGGGCCACACGGTCCACTCCTCGAACCTCTGCACCGAGATCCTCGAGGTGACGGACGACGGTGAGACGGCCGTCTGCAACCTCGGCTCGGTCAACCTGGGTTCGTTCGTGGCCGACGGCGGCATCGACTGGGAGCGGCTCGACGCGACCGTCCGTACCGCCGTCACCTTCCTCGACCGCGTCGTCGACATCAACTTCTACCCGACCGAGCAGGCCGGCCGCTCCAACGCCAAGTGGCGTCCGGTGGGCCTTGGCGCGATGGGCCTCCAGGACGTCTTCTTCAAGCTCCGTCTGCCCTTCGACTCGGCCGGGGCGAAGGCGCTCTCCACGAAGATCGCCGAGCGGATCATGCTCGCGGCGTACGAGGCGTCCTGCGACCTCGCCGAGCGCAACGGCCCGCTGCCCGCCTGGTCCCGGACGCGCGCGGCCCGTGGCGTGCTGCACCCCGACCACTACGACGTCGAGCTGAACTGGCCGGAGCGCTGGGACGCGCTGCGCGCCCGGGTCGCCTCGACGGGCATGCGCAACTCCCTGCTGCTCGCCATCGCGCCGACCGCGACCATCGCCTCGATCGCCGGTGTCTACGAGTGCATCGAGCCGCAGGTCTCCAACCTCTTCAAGCGCGAGACACTGAGCGGTGAATTCCTCCAGGTCAACGGATACCTGGTGGCGGAGCTGAAGAAGCTGGGTGTATGGGACGCGCAGACCCGTGAGGCGCTGCGCGAGTCCAGCGGTTCGGTGCAGGGCTTCAGCTGGATCCCGGCCGACGTCCGCGCGCTGTACCGCACCGCGTGGGAGATCCCGCAGCGCGGCCTGATCGACATGGCGGCGGCCCGTACGCCGTTCCTGGACCAGAGCCAGTCGCTGAACCTCTTCCTGGAGACGCCGACGATCGGGAAGCTCAGCTCGATGTACGCGTACGCCTGGAAGCAGGGGCTGAAGACGACGTACTACCTGCGCTCCCGGCCGGCGACGCGGATCGCCCGTGCGGCCGGCTCCGGCGCTGCGGCGGCCGCCGCTCCCATCCCGATGCAGCAGGCGTCGGAGCCCGACGCGGACGCGGTCGCCTGCTCCCTCGAAAACCCCGAGTCCTGCGAGGCATGCCAGTAA
- a CDS encoding carbohydrate ABC transporter permease, with the protein MSAAETTTATVPPTRQSPPPGTGAAAPAKPGRKPTTGGAGVPWLLLAPCLLILLLVLGYPLVRLVTLSFQKFGQPQLWGFKDPEPVGFGNFSKILGDGEFWSVVVRTVVFAFSAVVLTMVLGMLVALLLQRVSGWVKTLVNIALVASWGMPIIVATAIFKWLFDADYGVLNWLLSRLPGVDMIGHNWFASGPQGLAVIILLVVWGAVPFVVITLGAGLTQVPKELEEAARLDGAGAWGVFRFVTLPILKPIIVMLTTLSVIWDMGVFPQVFVMRNGHPEAEFQLLTTYSYDKAFVVNDYGTGSAIALVTVILLLGVVAVYMRQMLKIGEVE; encoded by the coding sequence ATGAGTGCCGCAGAGACAACCACCGCCACGGTGCCGCCGACGCGGCAATCGCCACCGCCGGGGACCGGCGCCGCCGCCCCCGCAAAGCCGGGCAGAAAGCCGACAACGGGCGGGGCAGGAGTGCCCTGGCTGCTGCTCGCGCCCTGCCTGCTCATCCTTCTGCTGGTCCTCGGCTATCCGCTGGTGCGGCTGGTCACCCTCTCCTTCCAGAAGTTCGGGCAGCCCCAGCTGTGGGGCTTCAAGGACCCGGAGCCGGTCGGCTTCGGCAACTTCTCCAAGATCCTCGGGGACGGCGAGTTCTGGAGCGTCGTCGTACGGACCGTGGTCTTCGCCTTCAGCGCCGTGGTCCTGACGATGGTCCTCGGCATGCTGGTCGCCCTGCTGCTGCAGCGTGTCTCGGGCTGGGTGAAGACCCTGGTCAACATCGCGCTCGTGGCGAGCTGGGGCATGCCCATCATCGTCGCCACCGCGATCTTCAAGTGGCTCTTCGACGCCGACTACGGCGTACTCAACTGGCTGCTCTCCCGGCTGCCCGGAGTCGACATGATCGGCCACAACTGGTTCGCCAGCGGCCCCCAGGGCCTGGCCGTGATCATCCTTCTGGTGGTCTGGGGCGCCGTGCCCTTCGTCGTGATCACACTCGGCGCCGGCCTCACCCAGGTGCCCAAGGAGCTCGAAGAGGCAGCCCGTCTCGACGGCGCCGGCGCCTGGGGCGTCTTCCGCTTCGTCACCCTGCCGATCCTCAAGCCCATCATCGTGATGCTGACGACGCTCTCGGTGATCTGGGACATGGGTGTCTTCCCGCAGGTCTTCGTGATGCGCAACGGCCATCCCGAGGCGGAGTTCCAGCTGCTCACCACGTACTCGTACGACAAGGCCTTCGTCGTCAACGACTACGGCACCGGCTCGGCGATCGCGCTTGTCACGGTGATTCTGCTGCTCGGTGTGGTCGCGGTCTACATGCGCCAAATGCTCAAGATCGGAGAGGTGGAGTGA
- the mctP gene encoding monocarboxylate uptake permease MctP, whose amino-acid sequence MKDGVNGVALGVFIFFFLAVTVMGFLAARWRKAESDSLDEWGLGGRSFGTWVTWFLLGGDLYTAYTFVAVPAAIYAAGAAGFFAVPYTILVYPLIFTFLPRLWSVSHKHGYVTTSDFVRGRWDSKGLSLAVAVTGILATMPYIALQLVGIQAVLDVMGVGGGETTSWFVKDLPLLIAFGVLAAYTYSSGLRAPALIAFVKDALIYIVIAVAIIYIPIKLGGFDDIFAKAGDAFAQVNPATEKPRGALVPGEAGQWGYATLALGSALALFMYPHSITATLSSRSRDVIRRNTTILPLYSLMLGLLALLGFMAIAAGIKVQNGQLAIPQLFETMFPDWFAGVAFAAIGIGALVPAAIMSIAAANLFTRNIYKDFIKPDATPAQEMKISKLVSLLVKVGALVFVLTMDKTVAINFQLLGGIWILQTFPALVGGLFTRWFHRWALLAGWAVGMIYGTSAAYGVASPAQKHFGGSSAEIPGIGEIGYIGLTAFILNVVVTVVMTFVLRALKAPEGVDETSPSDYTADAGDPDVQVELPPATAGVSH is encoded by the coding sequence GTGAAGGACGGCGTGAACGGCGTCGCACTCGGCGTCTTCATCTTCTTCTTCCTGGCCGTCACGGTCATGGGCTTCCTGGCCGCGCGCTGGCGCAAGGCCGAGAGCGACAGCCTCGACGAATGGGGCCTGGGCGGCCGGTCGTTCGGCACCTGGGTCACCTGGTTCCTGCTCGGCGGTGACCTGTACACGGCGTACACGTTCGTCGCCGTGCCGGCGGCTATCTACGCGGCGGGCGCGGCGGGCTTCTTCGCCGTGCCGTACACGATCCTCGTATATCCGCTGATCTTCACCTTCCTGCCGCGGCTGTGGTCGGTGTCGCACAAGCACGGGTACGTCACCACCTCGGACTTCGTACGCGGGCGCTGGGACTCGAAGGGTCTCTCGCTGGCGGTCGCCGTCACCGGCATCCTGGCGACCATGCCCTACATCGCGCTCCAACTGGTCGGCATCCAGGCGGTGCTCGATGTGATGGGCGTCGGCGGTGGCGAGACGACCAGCTGGTTCGTCAAGGACCTGCCACTGCTGATCGCCTTCGGTGTACTGGCGGCGTACACATACTCGTCCGGTCTGCGGGCGCCGGCACTGATCGCGTTCGTCAAGGATGCGCTGATCTACATCGTCATCGCGGTCGCGATCATCTACATCCCGATAAAGCTCGGCGGCTTCGACGACATCTTCGCGAAGGCGGGCGACGCGTTCGCACAGGTCAACCCGGCGACGGAGAAACCACGAGGCGCGCTGGTACCGGGTGAGGCGGGCCAGTGGGGTTACGCGACACTGGCGCTGGGCTCGGCGCTCGCGCTCTTCATGTATCCGCACTCGATCACCGCCACGCTGTCCTCCCGCAGCCGTGACGTGATCCGCCGCAACACCACGATCCTGCCGCTGTACTCGCTGATGCTGGGTCTGCTGGCATTGCTCGGGTTCATGGCGATCGCGGCCGGAATCAAGGTGCAGAACGGTCAGCTGGCGATCCCGCAGCTGTTCGAGACGATGTTCCCGGACTGGTTCGCCGGTGTGGCGTTCGCGGCGATCGGCATCGGCGCGCTGGTACCGGCGGCCATCATGTCGATCGCGGCGGCGAATCTGTTCACCCGGAACATCTACAAGGACTTCATCAAGCCGGATGCGACACCCGCGCAGGAGATGAAGATCTCCAAGCTGGTCTCGCTGCTGGTGAAGGTGGGCGCGCTGGTCTTCGTCCTGACGATGGACAAGACGGTGGCGATCAACTTCCAGCTCCTCGGCGGCATCTGGATTCTGCAGACCTTCCCGGCGCTGGTCGGCGGCCTCTTCACGCGGTGGTTCCACCGCTGGGCGCTGCTGGCGGGCTGGGCGGTCGGCATGATCTACGGCACGTCGGCGGCATACGGAGTCGCGAGCCCGGCACAGAAGCACTTCGGCGGCTCCTCGGCTGAGATCCCGGGCATCGGCGAGATCGGCTACATCGGCCTCACGGCGTTCATCCTGAACGTGGTGGTGACGGTGGTCATGACGTTCGTCCTGCGTGCACTCAAGGCCCCGGAGGGCGTCGACGAGACCAGCCCGTCGGACTACACGGCGGACGCGGGCGACCCTGACGTCCAGGTGGAACTGCCGCCGGCGACGGCGGGGGTGAGTCACTGA
- a CDS encoding ribonucleotide-diphosphate reductase subunit beta, with amino-acid sequence MTTPNTEKNLLDPGFELTLRPMRYPDFYERYRDAIKNTWTVEEVDLHSDVADLAKLSAGEQHMIGRLVAFFATGDSIVSNNLVLTLYKHINSPEARLYLSRQLFEEAVHVQFYLTLLDTYLPDPADRAAAFDAVEEIPSIREKAQFCFKWMDSVEKIDRLESKADRRRFLLNLICFAACIEGLFFYGAFAYVYWFRSRGLLHGLATGTNWVFRDETMHMNFAFEVVDTVRKEEPELFDDALQQQVTDMLREAVEAELQFGRDLCGEGLPGMNTESMREYLQCVADQRLTRLGFAPVYGSENPFSFMELQGVQELTNFFERRPSAYQVAVEGSVGFDDDF; translated from the coding sequence ATGACCACCCCGAACACCGAGAAGAACCTGCTGGACCCGGGCTTCGAACTGACCCTGCGTCCGATGCGTTACCCGGACTTCTACGAGCGCTACCGCGACGCGATCAAGAACACCTGGACCGTGGAGGAGGTCGATCTCCACTCCGACGTGGCCGACCTCGCCAAGCTCTCCGCCGGTGAGCAGCACATGATCGGCCGGCTGGTCGCGTTCTTCGCGACGGGCGACTCGATCGTCTCCAACAACCTGGTGCTGACGCTGTACAAGCACATCAACTCCCCGGAGGCGCGGCTCTATCTGAGCCGTCAGCTCTTCGAGGAGGCGGTGCACGTCCAGTTCTATCTGACGCTGCTGGACACCTATCTGCCGGACCCGGCCGACCGCGCTGCCGCCTTCGACGCGGTCGAGGAGATCCCCTCCATCCGCGAGAAGGCCCAGTTCTGCTTCAAGTGGATGGACTCGGTCGAGAAGATCGACCGGCTGGAGTCGAAGGCCGACCGGCGTCGCTTCCTGCTGAACCTGATCTGCTTCGCGGCGTGCATCGAGGGCCTGTTCTTCTACGGCGCGTTCGCGTACGTCTACTGGTTCCGCTCCCGCGGTCTGCTGCACGGTCTGGCCACCGGCACCAACTGGGTGTTCCGGGACGAGACGATGCACATGAACTTCGCCTTCGAGGTCGTGGACACCGTCCGTAAGGAGGAGCCCGAGCTCTTCGACGATGCGCTCCAGCAGCAGGTCACCGACATGCTGAGGGAAGCCGTCGAGGCGGAGCTGCAGTTCGGCCGTGATCTGTGCGGCGAGGGTCTGCCCGGGATGAACACCGAGTCGATGCGCGAGTACCTCCAGTGCGTCGCCGACCAGCGGCTGACGCGGCTGGGCTTCGCTCCGGTGTACGGCTCGGAGAACCCGTTCTCCTTCATGGAGCTGCAGGGCGTCCAGGAGCTGACCAACTTCTTCGAGCGCCGTCCCTCCGCCTACCAGGTGGCCGTCGAGGGCTCGGTCGGCTTCGACGACGACTTCTAG
- a CDS encoding GntR family transcriptional regulator — translation MATDGGGTETEGGAQTRTARVPKYYRLKRHLLDMTETMPPGTPVPPERTLAAEFDTSRTTVRQALQELVVEGRLERIQGKGTFVAKPKVSQALQLTSYTEDMRAQGLEPTSQLLDIGYVTADDTLAGLLDIATGGRVLRIERLRLASGEPMAIETTHLSAKRFPALRRSLVKYTSLYTALAEVYDVHLAEAEETIETSLATPREAGLLGTDVGLPMLMLSRHSLDAQGEPVEWVRSVYRGDRYKFVARLQRPKD, via the coding sequence ATGGCCACGGACGGGGGCGGCACCGAGACCGAGGGCGGGGCACAGACCCGTACCGCGCGTGTGCCCAAGTACTACCGGCTGAAGCGCCACTTGCTGGACATGACGGAGACGATGCCGCCCGGCACGCCCGTTCCGCCGGAGCGGACGCTCGCCGCGGAGTTCGACACCTCGCGCACGACGGTGCGCCAGGCGCTCCAGGAACTGGTCGTCGAGGGCCGCCTCGAGCGCATCCAGGGCAAGGGCACCTTCGTGGCCAAGCCCAAGGTTTCGCAGGCCCTGCAGCTCACCTCGTACACCGAGGACATGCGGGCCCAGGGTCTCGAGCCCACCTCGCAACTGCTGGACATCGGGTACGTCACGGCCGACGACACGCTGGCCGGACTGCTGGACATCGCGACCGGCGGACGGGTGCTCCGGATCGAGCGGCTGCGGCTGGCGAGCGGCGAACCCATGGCGATCGAGACGACGCATCTGTCGGCCAAGCGCTTCCCGGCGCTGCGGCGCAGCCTGGTGAAATACACCTCGCTCTACACGGCGCTGGCCGAGGTGTACGACGTCCATCTGGCCGAGGCCGAGGAGACGATCGAGACCTCGCTGGCCACACCGCGCGAGGCGGGGCTGCTCGGTACGGACGTGGGCCTGCCGATGCTGATGCTGTCGCGCCACTCGCTGGACGCGCAGGGTGAGCCGGTGGAGTGGGTCCGCTCGGTGTACCGCGGCGACCGGTACAAGTTCGTGGCGAGGCTTCAGCGCCCCAAGGACTGA